The proteins below come from a single Drosophila teissieri strain GT53w chromosome 3L, Prin_Dtei_1.1, whole genome shotgun sequence genomic window:
- the LOC122615615 gene encoding gram-negative bacteria-binding protein 3, giving the protein MADAWRLVAWSCCLQLLFLLLGAQGYEVTKAKIEVFYPKGFEVSIPDEEGITLFAFHGKLNEEMEGLEAGTWARDIVKAKNGRWTFRDRTTALKPGDTLYYWTYVIYNGLGYREDDGSFVVNSYSGNNASPRPPVIPVSTTPWTPPADPDIDIRFGCTTPKTEVNGAPTRCAGQLVFVDEFNAAKLDPNKWKAERRFSAQPDYEFNVYVDDASETLCLANGHVVLSTNTMKKQFRKGSGESLDLGEKCTGQAHTHECVRNGRTLNDGLPPMVTAQFSSKDFSFKYGRVEVRAKMPRAQWVTPQIWLQPKRPIYGVDDYRSGQLRVAYTRPNGGNLDLYGAAVLYADEPLRSVKNCLKPGTGDSSEDWSDSFHNYTLEWTPRELRWLVDGKEWCVQGSAKGAFSETKAGGKSLPQAQKLEEGSGLAPFDQEFYLTFGLSVGGFNEFQHEVKPWNERAPQAQKAFWKEIKKDRDHWLDEGHLKIDYVKVYSL; this is encoded by the coding sequence ATGGCGGATGCATGGCGTCTTGTGGCCTGGAGCTGCTGCCTCCAactgctgttcctgctccttggcGCTCAGGGATACGAAGTAACCAAGGCTAAGATCGAGGTATTCTACCCGAAGGGATTCGAAGTCTCAATTCCCGACGAGGAGGGCATCACCCTGTTCGCCTTCCATGGCAAATTGAATGAAGAGATGGAGGGCCTGGAGGCTGGCACCTGGGCACGCGACATTGTCAAGGCGAAAAACGGCCGCTGGACCTTCCGGGATCGGACTACGGCACTGAAGCCCGGCGATACGCTGTACTACTGGACCTACGTTATCTACAACGGACTGGGTTATCGCGAAGACGACGGGTCGTTTGTGGTCAATAGCTACAGTGGAAATAATGCCTCACCACGCCCACCTGTGATACCCGTTTCCACAACACCCTGGACTCCACCTGCCGATCCTGATATCGATATAAGGTTCGGTTGTACTACTCCCAAGACCGAAGTCAATGGAGCACCCACTCGCTGTGCCGGACAGCTGGTGTTCGTGGATGAGTTCAACGCTGCCAAACTGGATCCCAATAAGTGGAAAGCGGAACGCAGGTTTTCCGCTCAACCCGATTACGAGTTTAATGTTTACGTGGACGATGCATCGGAAACCTTGTGCTTGGCCAATGGTCATGTGGTTCTCTCTACGAACACGATGAAGAAACAATTCAGGAAGGGATCAGGAGAAAGTTTGGATCTGGGTGAAAAGTGCACTGGACAGGCGCATACCCACGAGTGTGTAAGAAATGGCCGAACACTAAATGACGGACTGCCGCCAATGGTCACCGCTCAGTTCTCCTCCAAGGATTTCTCCTTCAAGTACGGCCGCGTGGAGGTGCGAGCCAAAATGCCGCGGGCCCAATGGGTAACCCCACAAATCTGGCTACAGCCCAAGCGTCCGATCTACGGAGTGGATGACTATCGATCAGGACAACTGCGAGTCGCTTATACCCGTCCGAATGGCGGCAATCTGGATTTGTATGGCGCCGCCGTGCTCTACGCAGATGAGCCCCTGCGATCGGTCAAGAATTGCCTGAAGCCAGGTACTGGTGATAGTTCCGAGGACTGGAGCGATAGTTTCCACAATTACACCCTTGAATGGACTCCCAGGGAACTTCGCTGGCTGGTGGACGGCAAGGAGTGGTGCGTCCAGGGAAGTGCCAAGGGAGCTTTCAGCGAGACGAAAGCCGGCGGAAAGAGTTTGCCGCAGGCCCAGAAACTCGAGGAGGGCTCTGGCCTGGCGCCCTTCGATCAGGAGTTCTACCTGACCTTTGGACTCAGTGTGGGCGGATTCAATGAGTTCCAGCACGAGGTCAAGCCCTGGAACGAGAGGGCCCCGCAGGCACAGAAGGCCTTTTGGAAGGAAATCAAGAAGGACAGGGACCACTGGCTGGACGAGGGCCACCTGAAGATCGACTACGT